From the genome of Candidatus Defluviilinea proxima:
CTAAAGATCGGCTCCATTTTGGGGTGGCGATACTCTACTTCCGCTTCGCCTTTCATGCGGGCGATGTAATCAGGGATGAACGCCATCGGGCCCGGACGATATAACGCCACCATGGCGATGATGTTATCGAGAGTCTTCGGCTTCATCTGCACAAGCCAGCGCGTCATGCCCCCACCTTCAACCTGGAATACGCCAGCGGTTTGTCCGGTACCCATCAACTCGAACGCCTTCGGGTCATCGAGCGGGATATTATTCAAATCATATTTGACGCCATGCCGCTTCTCGATCAGGTCACAGGCTTTGGCCATCACCGATAACGTGATGAGCCCGAGGAAGTCCACTTTCAACATACCGAGCGAATCGAGAATACCCATTTCGAACTGCGTCACCGTTTTGATGGGTGTCTCTTCCGAGTTCGAGGTCGGGCGATGCAATGGCAGATATTCAACAATCGCTTTATCAGAGATCACCACGCCTGCGGCATGCGTCCCTGCATTGCGAACCGTCCCCTCCATTTTGGCGGCGGTGTCGATCAATTCGCGCAAATGCGGTTGGCTATCATAGATCTCTTTGAATTCGGGAATCGCGAGCGCATCTTCCATCGTGCTGTTACGTCCCGAAACGAACGGCACCAACTTCGCAACGCGGTCCACTTCGGGCAACGGGATGTCCATCACGCGTGCCACATCACGCAACGCGGCTTTCGTTCCCATTGTGCCAAAGGTGATGATCTGCGCGACCTTGTCACTTCCGTATTTACGCACGCAATACTCAAGCATTTCACTGCGGCGATCATCGCGGAAGTCAAGGTCAATATCGGGCATCGAGACACGGCCCGGGTTCAAGAAGCGTTCGAACAACAGGTTGTGATGCAACGGGTCAACCAATGCGATCTCAAGGACATACGCCACAATGGAGCCCGCCGCCGAACCGCGTGCGTTATACCAAATGCCATTTTCCAACGCATATCGACACAAGTCCCACACGATCAGGAAGTAGGCATCGAATCCCATTTTGTGGATGACGCTCAACTCATAATCGAGTCTTTCTTGTACCTGTTGGCTGGTGGCGCGGTCCCCGTACCTTTTCCCCGCCCCTACATTACACAAGTGACGTAAATACGTCTCAGCCGTGTATCCTTCAGGGACAGAGAAATCGGGCAAGTGATAGCCCTTGAAGCTCAAGTCCACGTTACAACGCTCGGCGATGAGAAGCGTGTTGCTCAACGCTTCGGGCACTTCGGCGAACAAGGCGCTCATCTCCTGCGGTGTGCGGAGATAGTACGAGTCGTCCGTCATGCGCATACGGTCTTTGTCACTCAACAACGAGTTGGTTTGAACCGCAAGTAAAATGTCCTGCAAACGTGCGTCAGTCTGGTTGATGTAGTGAACGTCATTCGTCGCGATGTAATTCGCCGCGTAACGAGCGCCCATCTCAAGCAGTTTTTTATTTAGGTCGGTGATCTCTTTGATATTGTGCTGTTGAAGTTCAACGAAGAAACGGTCCTTGCCAAAGACATCGTAATACCAGTTCATGCGTCGGACGGCTTCTTCCGGGTTGTCATTCAACAGCGCCCGCGGAATTTCAGCGGACATACATCCAGAGGTGCAGATGATTCCTTCGGAGTGAGCCGCTAAAAAGTCCCGGTCGATGCGTGGATAGTAGTAAAAGCCATCCAGTTGCGCGGCGGAAGAAATCTTGAGCAGGTTCTTGTATCCCGTCTCGTTTTCGGCGAGCAGGAGAAGATGGAAAGAGGAACGATCCAGTTTGGAATCGCGGTCGGCCATACCGCGTGCCGCCATGTAAGCTTCCACACCAATGATCGGCTTGATCCCCTCGCTCGTCGCCGCTTTGTAAAAATCCATGACCCCGAACATTGTGCCATGATCCGTGATCGCCACGGCGGGCATCTCCAATTCCTTTACGCGTTTGACCAGCTTCTTGATATTCGAGAAGCCATCAAGCATGGAATATTCGGTGTGAACGTGGAGGTGGGCAAAGGACATATTGGTTTATGAGTTGGGTGGTTTGGGTAGTTAGATAATTAGACTATGCGACCATCAAACTACATTACTATCAAACTAAAAATCATTATAGCACGCATGTTCGAGAGCGAAAGTAACGATATGCTTAAAATATTTTGACTTAAACAAAAAATCCCCTGTGAAGAGGATTTGTGTGAGCGCGGAGGGGATCGAATATCATCCCCCTGCGGGGCCGTCAATAAAAAAGACTCTCGTTTGTGAGAGTCTTCCTGTGAGCGCGGAGGGGATCGAATATCATCCCCCTGTGGGGCCATCAATAAAAAAGACTCTCGTAAGTGAGAGTCTTCTGTGAGCGCGGAGGGGATCGAATATCATCCCCCTGCGGGGCCGTCAATAAAAAAGACTCTCGTTTGTGAGAGTCTTCCTGTGAGCGCGGAGGGGATCGAACCCTCAACAAACGGCTTAAAAGGCCGCTGCTCTGCCATTGAGCTACGCGCCCATCGTTATGGGTAAAGCGGACTGCATTCTATCATGGTAAATATTCATCGTCAACGTAAGACACCCGCGGTACAATGCGTCCATCACGCTGGAGGCTAACATGGCAGATATGCTTAAAGTAGATGAAGGAACATTTCAAAACGAAGTGTTGGACGCCAACGAACCCGTGCTTGTAGATTTTAGTGCGGTCTGGTGCCAGCCCTGCAAAATGCTCGACCCCGTCGTCAAACAACTGGCTGGCGAATGGGATGGCAAGGTCAAGGTTGTAAAGATCGATGCCGATGAAAACCCCAACCTCGTCATGCAATATGGCGTAATGGGTATCCCCACCCTGTTGTTCATAAAGGGCGGCGAGGTCAAGGAACGCGTCACTGGCTTTATGCCCCGGGAAAAACTGATCGCAAAGTTCAGTCCCCACTTCAATTAGAAATCACTTCAAAACCAAAAGGACACGGAGTTTAAACCCGTGTCCTTTTGGTTTAACTGTTTCGCATTAACCTATCCAACTCTTTGAAGTCCACGCGAGATGTCATATCCAGACTCAAAGGTGTAACAGACACCCAACGCTTCTTCCGCAGAACATACACATCCGTATCTTCAGGCTCATCTGTCAACCTGCCAGCTTCGCGATATCCGATCGCCGCAGGCTCAGCCCACGATGTTCGATTGGGAGCGGTCGGCTCGTAGTAACGTTGATGAGAAATGCGAGTCAACTGCCAGGGTGTTTCGACCGTGGCATCCCAGGGAACATCCACCTTCAACAGATTCACGTCTTCAGGAAACTTCTTCTCTAGTAAAAGACGTCCAATTTGAACAGCAAATTTTGCCGCAACTGAAAAATTCACATCATTAGAATAGGAAAGGTGATACTTCGAATCAGTCTCTAACGATACTGCCAAAGCAGGGATTCCCAGTGACGCCGCTTCCATCGCCGCCCCCACCGTCCCTGAGATGGTGATCCCTGAAGCAACATTCTCGCCATAATTAATTCCCGAAACAACCAGATCTGGCTTGAACTTCAGGACTTCCAACACCCCATACAGGACTGATTGTGCTGGACTTCCTCCGACTCCATACACGCTCCATTCCTGACCATTGACCTGCATCTGTTCCAAGTGAATGATCCCATCTGACGTATTCGGCAAGCTACGTCCCATACCCGAGGATTGTTCGCGAGGCGCAGTGACAGTCACATACCCAAGTTCTGAAAGAGAAGCAGCGGCGGCCCATAAACCGGGAGAACGAATCCCATCATCATTTGTCAAAAGAATTTGTGGTTTTTTCATAATGTCCCAATCATAATATCGGAATGTGCAAGATACTTTATTTGGTATGAAATTCAAACAAAAAACCGCCTTTGAAAGACGGTTTCACTTGGCGTTCTCGGCGTAACTTGAATACCATCCCTCGATGGGGCACGGCAACCTAAAACAAAAAACCGCCTTCAAAAGACGGTTTCACTTGGCGCCCTCGGCGCGACTTGAATATCATCCCTCGATGGAGCACAGCAACCTAAAACAAAAAACCGCCTTGAAAGACGGTTTCACTTGGCGCCCTCGGCGCGACTCGAACACGCGACCTATTGCTCCGCAAGCAAGCGCTCTAATCCACTGAGCTACGAGGGCAGGCAGGGCAGTATTCTATCGCAGTTGGATATGACGGTCAAGTGCCTGCACGTCAAATGCCATTTGCACGGATCATATTCAAAAATTCTGGTACAAGGCGAGGATCAAGAGAGTTTACCAGACTGACCTTCAATATATTGAAGCGTGTCCTTTTTAGACCAGGCACTGCGATATGGTCGATCTGATGTCAGAGCATCATAGACATCCACTAGTGAAAACAATCTTGCGTTAAAAGGAATATCTTCTCCCCTAAGTTGATCTGGATAACCTGCCCCGTCCCAGCGCTCATGATGCCAATGAGGAATATCCATGGCAGGCTCAAGATATTTGATCGGCGAGAGCAAGTCAACAGCGTATTTGGGGTGTTGGCGCATGATAGCCCATTCATCCTGATTCAGCGGCCCAGGCTTGAACAAAATACGATCAGGGATGGCAACCTTGCCAATATCATGAAGGGTTGCGCCGTGCCGAACGTGAATCAAGTCCGCGTGACGGACACCGACAACTGTTGCGAACTTGATCGTGATATCCGTTACTCGCCGGGTATGACCTTCTGTATCGCTGTCACGCAGGTCCAGTGTGCGGGACCACGCATCGATCGTGGCATTATAGGCCAGACTCAATTCAAAGTTCGAGCGTTGTAAATCCCTGAACATCAAGGTGCTGTCTATTGCAATGGCGGCCTGCTCTGCAATGATGTTCAGAAAATCAAGCCAATCTTCATCGGGATTAAGATAAGAACGGTGGAATACTTCCAGAACCCCAAGTACCCGTCCCTTTGCCACAAGAGGCACGCCATAGTAAACAATAAATTGTTCGCTGGAAAACAATGGGGCTTGTTCGAATTCTGTCTTGGTCACGGCAAGGTCTGAAATACCGATCATTTTGCGATCCAACGCCACATGACCTGCACATCCCTGGCCCAATTTTAGGCGAGTATATTGTAAAACATTGGTAGTAAAGCCTTTGCCTGCCGCGAACGTCAATTCATTTAGCTTTGAGTCAAGCAGTAGAATGTCAGACGCATCCACATGTAAGGTCTCAGTGATGCGATCAAGCAAAATGGACAGAAGCAGGTTCAAATCCAGACCAGAGGCGATGGCAAAGTCAATGGAACGGAGCGCGGAGATGCGTTGGAGTTGTCGCTCCATCCTGATCTCGGTTTGCTTATATTTTGTAATATCACGAGCAGACATGACAAATCTTGACGCAGATATCTCTGCTACGCGTGTATCGAACCAGTATTCACGCCCATTGATCGTTAGTGCAAGTTCAAAAGAGGCGGGGTTTGTTTTTTGGTGTAGTTGAGAAACGAATTGGGTCAGTTTTTCATTCACAGACGGAGATAGAATATCTTGCAACGTTCTATTTTTGATCTGTTCGGAAAAATCAAAATAGGCAGACGAGTCACTGAACTGACAATCAAGTATCAATCCATATCCGTCTGTTATAAGAAGCAAGTCAGCAAAAGTTGGAATGGGTTCTCCAATCTTTTGCCTCATTTCCATAAGTACGTCCAATAGTTCTTTTCTCCATTTTAGTTATTAAAGGGACGCGGGGCACAGTGATTCCCTTGTCACTGTGTCCCCAATTCCGCCGCGTCGCTCAGCCATCATCAGCCAGCGGATCTTAACTGATGAATCATTCGATGTTAGATTGTTTTGAGGGCCTGATTCACCTTTTGGGCAAAATCGGTCAAATCCTTGGCACGTACATTGCTAATGACAGCCTTTTCCTGATCGGTAAGCGAGAAAGTCTGGCCTAAATATCCACCTTTCAAAGCGGTTTCAGGCTCACTTAACAGTGTTTCACGAAACTGGCTATTGACGATCGCCGCGGCAAGCAGGCGGTGCAAGCCAGATTGTTCATTGGGGGATTTATGAAAGCTATAAGGTGATGTCGGGGAGGCACTCAAGGTAAGCATCGTCATTTTTCTCTCCATTTTGGCTGCACTTTTATAAGGGACCAGTGCCACCATCAGAGGGCCTTTGCATAACAACGCTAATGACAAACACAAGAGCAAAGTACGCTACCTGGAAATTGCGACGATCAATCCTGTTTATGGAGGAAACAAATTGAGCTAGTTTTGTTTTCATGGGACACCTCTTTCTTATTTATCGTTTATCCGATGTCCCTGATAGTACTCACCCCCAGGATGCAAAGTAGGCTGCAAAATCCGCCCTTTGATAATGCCAATACGACTTACCCGGTCAATTCTCGGTACAGTTGGTCGGTCTCTCCGGAAGAGGGGATACCCAAATCGTGCATCGCGTCTTTATATGCCTTATAACATCGCGCGATTGCCGGCCGATCTCCCCGTACGGCATACACACGCATTTCGATCTGGTAGATCATTTCGTGATAGCGATTCTGGTTAATGGCAGTCTGGCACAAAGCTAAACACCGATCCAATTGGTTGGTGTTCAGGCAGAGAGATGCAAGCTCCTCAAGAGCCGATGAATATGCCTGTTTCAATCTCTCTCGCTCATGGATAGGCCAGTCAGAAGCCACATCGGCCAGATAAGGGCCATGGACCAGATCCACAGCTTTCTGGAGGTGTTCGATCCGTGCTTTCACATCAGATGATTTACGCGAACGTTGAATATGAGAATCGAATCCTTCCACATCGTACTCGTAATCCATTTGATAGTTAAAGCGATAATACTCATCATCAAAGACGATCACATCACGCCCAGCAGCACGCCGCAAACGATAGATCTCGTTCTTGAAGCGTGCCTTTAATGATTGGGTATCGCGTGTTTCGGGCCAAAGAGTAGCCCCAACCTGTTCCTTGGTAACCGCATCCTGTCTGTAAAGAAAATAGAGGAATAAATCCCGCACCGATTGAGTGCGCCAATCGGACATTTGAAGCACCGTACCATTGACACTTATTTCTGGGTTTCCAAAGGCACGTACAACCAGACCCGCAGACTGTACTTGGACAAAACTGGCATTACGACGTAACATCCTTCGAATAGCTGGTAGTTTTGTATTCAACCGCTGGGATTTTTCCAGCCAACCACCCAATTGACGGCCAACTACAGTATCGCTCTGTAAATCTTTCAGCCAACTTACAGTCTGACAAAGCATCACGAGCAATGCATGGTCGGGCATTGAATTTATAGAAAGAAGCTCCTGAAATAGTGCGCGGGCACGGGCACGGTCTCCGGCTTGTTCATACGCAACAGTGAGCCAAAGCATACTTAATTGCAATTCCAGATCTCTTCCATCGCGCGCAAAGGACTCTCTACATTCCTTTAACAGGACAATCGCTTTGCGAGGCTCATCTTTCAACAGATAATACCTGCCTTCAAACAATTCCCATAAACCACGTTCATATGATGATTGGTTAACCTTCATCTTCTTTCGAAATGCTTTTAATATCTGAGCGGCGCCATCGATATTTCCCTGCGCCAGGGCCAGATTCCCTTTCGCGACTACAAGATAATTTGTAATAAAGAGACCGGGGAGGTTTTCGATCGCTAATTCAGCCTGAGTGTAAGCCTGCAATGCTGCATCGAACTCTCCAACCTCACCATATAAATCCCCCAATCCGGCCAAGATCAAGGATTCAGCACGATGATTGCGGCTTTTCCGTGCATTCACCAACCCGGCCTCAAATGTTTCAGAAGCAAGTTCATATTCACCGATCTGGTGATATAACACTGCCAAATTATTTAAAATTTCAGCCTGAGTGTAAAAATCATTCTCTGCTTGTTTTAGTTTGAGGGCCCTTTGATAAGAATTTCGAGCAGACTCAGTATCCCCCACTGCACCATGAACCATACCGGTTTCCATCAACAAGATAGATATTCTGCCTGGTTCATTCATGGCAGAAAACAGCGAAAGGGAATGCTCCAGCGATTCAACTGCCTGTCTTGATTCGCCCAAACGATACAAGTCCAAACCTTTGATACGGAGTGCCTCGGCATAATAGAGCTGCAATGAGATATCAGAGACGGTCAGACTTAGGGCTTCTTGAACATCAGTCAATGAAGCCGTATAGTCTCCAAAGAAACGTAGTGTGTTCGCACGACGGACCAAAGCCAGTATTAACCCAGTCATATTCTTTTGTTTGCGATATATATATACGGCCTTATCGAGCAACTCTTTCGATTCTGACAAGTTTCCCTTGACCGCCATGATCGGGCCGCGCAATGAGATTAAGCCAGGGCGGGTTTGGAGCATGGCGGGAGGCAAACTATTGAGCCAACCTTCCAATGTAACGAATGCTCTAAGAAGCATTGGCGTGCCAGCCCGTTCCACAACATCTGCAAGGGCTTCCACATCGTTCAATTGTTTGCAGGTAAAGTAGGCCTTTTCCCATTCGCCTGCTTTTTCATAAGCAGTGACCATGCGCTCGAGAATAGGGCGCACTTCGTGAGGGCGCTCTTCTTTCAATCGGGTTTGGAGAAACTCACGAAGAAGTGGATGATACCGAAGCCAACGCCCATCCTGATCGAGAGGAAGGACGAATAGATTTTTTTCAAGGATAAAGCCCATGAGGTCGTACCAGCTTGGACGGTCGGAGTGAAGCGGGCCGAGGACGATTTCACAAAACTCAGCGTTGAATTCCTCCGGCAGAGATGTCCGCATAAGAAACTCGCGGATATGCTGAGGTTGTTGAGCTAGCACCTGTTGACCAAGATAAGCGAAGGTATCAACGCCCGAAATGCGAGGTAGGTCCGGTAAATTGGAAAGGACCATACCGGTGATCCATCCACCTGTTTGCGTGACGAACTCTTGAGCGGCTTCATCGGAAAGGTGCTGATGGAAATTCTGCGCGTACAATGCCTGCACTTCACGCGGCAGAAATTCAAGCTCAGCATGGCTAAGCCCGGCGACTTGCTCACGTGCGACCATAATGGTCACATTCGCAAGCGACGGCAGAGTGCGCGAAGAAAGAATAATGTGACAGTTCTCCATGACCAGTTCAAGGAACCGGTTGACCAATGCAGAGATGACCGGCACATCATCCAACAAATGATAATCGTCAATGATCAGAAGGAAATCTTCTTCGACATGGTCATAAATCTCGTTCGTAAGCGTGACGAGAAGCGCCTCCGCGTCTTTTTCTATGGATTTGAGCTGATTCAACTGGACGCGAGATGTTCCCCCGACATTGGGGAACCGTTCGGCCAGCGATGCAATTAAGTAGGCAATAAATCTTTGGGGGTCACGGTCGAGCAGGTCAAGCGAAAGCCAACAGACCGGCATTTTCACATGATGTGCCAGATCGATCATCAGCGATGTCTTACCATACCCCGCTGGCGCTG
Proteins encoded in this window:
- the trxA gene encoding thioredoxin — translated: MADMLKVDEGTFQNEVLDANEPVLVDFSAVWCQPCKMLDPVVKQLAGEWDGKVKVVKIDADENPNLVMQYGVMGIPTLLFIKGGEVKERVTGFMPREKLIAKFSPHFN
- the surE gene encoding 5'/3'-nucleotidase SurE, whose translation is MKKPQILLTNDDGIRSPGLWAAAASLSELGYVTVTAPREQSSGMGRSLPNTSDGIIHLEQMQVNGQEWSVYGVGGSPAQSVLYGVLEVLKFKPDLVVSGINYGENVASGITISGTVGAAMEAASLGIPALAVSLETDSKYHLSYSNDVNFSVAAKFAVQIGRLLLEKKFPEDVNLLKVDVPWDATVETPWQLTRISHQRYYEPTAPNRTSWAEPAAIGYREAGRLTDEPEDTDVYVLRKKRWVSVTPLSLDMTSRVDFKELDRLMRNS
- a CDS encoding HD domain-containing protein, with protein sequence MEMRQKIGEPIPTFADLLLITDGYGLILDCQFSDSSAYFDFSEQIKNRTLQDILSPSVNEKLTQFVSQLHQKTNPASFELALTINGREYWFDTRVAEISASRFVMSARDITKYKQTEIRMERQLQRISALRSIDFAIASGLDLNLLLSILLDRITETLHVDASDILLLDSKLNELTFAAGKGFTTNVLQYTRLKLGQGCAGHVALDRKMIGISDLAVTKTEFEQAPLFSSEQFIVYYGVPLVAKGRVLGVLEVFHRSYLNPDEDWLDFLNIIAEQAAIAIDSTLMFRDLQRSNFELSLAYNATIDAWSRTLDLRDSDTEGHTRRVTDITIKFATVVGVRHADLIHVRHGATLHDIGKVAIPDRILFKPGPLNQDEWAIMRQHPKYAVDLLSPIKYLEPAMDIPHWHHERWDGAGYPDQLRGEDIPFNARLFSLVDVYDALTSDRPYRSAWSKKDTLQYIEGQSGKLS
- a CDS encoding tetratricopeptide repeat protein, whose translation is MPQPIPISKTKIVIPNRRPELLSRSRLLESLTSLLDNKLILISAPAGYGKTSLMIDLAHHVKMPVCWLSLDLLDRDPQRFIAYLIASLAERFPNVGGTSRVQLNQLKSIEKDAEALLVTLTNEIYDHVEEDFLLIIDDYHLLDDVPVISALVNRFLELVMENCHIILSSRTLPSLANVTIMVAREQVAGLSHAELEFLPREVQALYAQNFHQHLSDEAAQEFVTQTGGWITGMVLSNLPDLPRISGVDTFAYLGQQVLAQQPQHIREFLMRTSLPEEFNAEFCEIVLGPLHSDRPSWYDLMGFILEKNLFVLPLDQDGRWLRYHPLLREFLQTRLKEERPHEVRPILERMVTAYEKAGEWEKAYFTCKQLNDVEALADVVERAGTPMLLRAFVTLEGWLNSLPPAMLQTRPGLISLRGPIMAVKGNLSESKELLDKAVYIYRKQKNMTGLILALVRRANTLRFFGDYTASLTDVQEALSLTVSDISLQLYYAEALRIKGLDLYRLGESRQAVESLEHSLSLFSAMNEPGRISILLMETGMVHGAVGDTESARNSYQRALKLKQAENDFYTQAEILNNLAVLYHQIGEYELASETFEAGLVNARKSRNHRAESLILAGLGDLYGEVGEFDAALQAYTQAELAIENLPGLFITNYLVVAKGNLALAQGNIDGAAQILKAFRKKMKVNQSSYERGLWELFEGRYYLLKDEPRKAIVLLKECRESFARDGRDLELQLSMLWLTVAYEQAGDRARARALFQELLSINSMPDHALLVMLCQTVSWLKDLQSDTVVGRQLGGWLEKSQRLNTKLPAIRRMLRRNASFVQVQSAGLVVRAFGNPEISVNGTVLQMSDWRTQSVRDLFLYFLYRQDAVTKEQVGATLWPETRDTQSLKARFKNEIYRLRRAAGRDVIVFDDEYYRFNYQMDYEYDVEGFDSHIQRSRKSSDVKARIEHLQKAVDLVHGPYLADVASDWPIHERERLKQAYSSALEELASLCLNTNQLDRCLALCQTAINQNRYHEMIYQIEMRVYAVRGDRPAIARCYKAYKDAMHDLGIPSSGETDQLYRELTG